A region from the Salvelinus sp. IW2-2015 linkage group LG19, ASM291031v2, whole genome shotgun sequence genome encodes:
- the pnhd gene encoding uncharacterized protein pnhd translates to MDILQPYLLLILWALNVASASLLNKHVEHRNPFALRACCKRQSHFVYIGQDISGSPVSVDVGMCRTHCGGEQSRTSHEAGLQQGYSKHSSMLEYLRSKKVRVRKPTTPISAKGSGQVTSCGVNHNCEPTGMRVDQMLLFKGPREVEVIEECHCENKLTQCVRVPALKTYFFKTPYETVIDVGSCSGSKGSPDGFSCVPTKFDSALVETPNKVDLVQTVEVCELSKSCYRVPYMEYYYEIVYDANGVKEEKLKEIDVGRCLGGCTPGNRCLLRSHSDSEVCYLWAERPTNSCVPRDYDSHMSLNQHGQIRTVLSISSCFCQF, encoded by the exons CAGCTTCCTTGTTGAACAAACATGTGGAGCACAGGAACCCGTTTGCACTGAGAGCCTGCTGCAAGAGACAGAGCCACTTTGTCTACATCGGCCAAG ACATCTCTGGTAGTCCTGTGAGTGTGGATGTGGGGATGTGCAGGACGCATTGTGGGGGAGAACAAAGCAGGACATCACATGAGGCTGGACTACAGCAGGGCTATTCCAAACATTCCTCCATGTTGGAATACCTCAGGAGCAAAAAA GTAAGGGTCCGCAAACCTACCACTCCAATCAGTGCCAAGGGATCTGGTCAGGTTACGTCCTGCGGGGTGAACCACAACTGTGAGCCGACCGGGATGAGGGTGGACCAGATGCTGCTGTTCAAGGGTCCCCGGGAGGTGGAGGTCATAGAGGAATGCCACTGTGAAAACAAACTGACCCAATGTGTCCGGGTTCCGGCGCTCAAAACCTACTTCTTTAAGACCCCATACGAGACTGTCATCGATGTGGGAAGCTGTTCGGGTTCGAAAGGTTCTCCAG ATGGGTTCTCCTGCGTGCCAACTAAATTTGACTCGGCCTTGGTGGAGACCCCTAACAAGGTAGACCTGGTCCAGACGGTGGAGGTCTGTGAGCTGAGTAAGAGCTGCTATAGAGTTCCCTACATGGAGTACTACTATGAAATAGTCTATGATGCTAACGGAGTCAAAGAGGAGAAACTCAAG GAAATAGATGTGGGCAGATGTTTAGGAGGCTGCACCCCAGGAAACCGCTGTCTTCTCAG GAGCCACTCTGATTCCGAAGTGTGCTATCTGTGGGCAGAGAGACCCACCAACTCTTGTGTCCCTCGGGACTACGACAGCCACATGTCCCTCAACCAGCATGGCCAGATCCGTACAGTTCTTTCCATCTCCTCTTGTTTCTGTCAGTTCTGA